Proteins from a single region of Chromobacterium sp. ATCC 53434:
- the ftsE gene encoding cell division ATP-binding protein FtsE, with protein sequence MIQFDQVTKRYPGGNEALKNLSFTIETGEMVFLAGHSGAGKSTLLKLIAGIERATSGAVLVNGQNLSKLRASQVPYVRQHLGMVFQDHKILFDRSVFDNVMLPLDIIGFDRRDAAKRVRAALDKVGLLGKEKSMPIRLSGGEQQRLCIARAVVHRPSILLADEPSANLDRAYALDIMELFKSFHQVGVTVLISAHDETLMEDYGRRIIRLREGQFAA encoded by the coding sequence ATGATACAGTTCGACCAGGTCACCAAGCGCTATCCCGGCGGCAACGAAGCCCTGAAGAACCTGTCCTTCACGATAGAAACCGGCGAAATGGTCTTCCTCGCCGGCCACTCCGGCGCCGGCAAGTCGACGCTGCTGAAACTGATCGCCGGCATCGAGCGCGCCACCAGCGGCGCGGTGCTGGTCAATGGCCAGAATCTGTCCAAGCTGCGCGCCAGCCAGGTGCCCTACGTGCGCCAGCATCTGGGCATGGTGTTCCAGGACCACAAGATCCTGTTCGACCGCAGCGTGTTCGACAATGTGATGCTGCCGCTGGACATCATAGGCTTCGACCGCCGCGACGCCGCCAAGCGGGTGCGCGCCGCGCTGGACAAGGTTGGCCTGCTCGGCAAGGAAAAGAGCATGCCGATACGGCTGTCCGGCGGCGAACAGCAACGGCTGTGCATCGCCCGCGCCGTCGTGCACCGCCCCAGCATCCTGCTGGCCGACGAACCGTCGGCCAATCTGGACCGCGCCTACGCGCTGGACATCATGGAATTGTTCAAGTCCTTCCATCAGGTCGGCGTCACCGTGCTGATTTCCGCGCACGACGAAACGCTGATGGAAGATTACGGTCGCCGCATCATCCGCCTGAGGGAAGGACAGTTCGCCGCATGA
- the ftsX gene encoding permease-like cell division protein FtsX: MKHFLYLNWQSAKQALIKILRQPFGSLLTLLMLALALALPLSLYLTVSSVQDWVGRLTATPQITLFMELTSEQADIAAVQSTLAHHPKVKGFTFVGKNKALQDLETRNGLSGLSDGLDGNPLPDAFVVNPKSLEPRELEMLQKELSGLPMVEMAQFDAHWAKRLYGMVEMGRKLTWFLAAALGLALVLVTHNAIRMQILARQDEIAVSKLIGATDSFIRRPFLYHAMWQGVFAALLAWGLSCWLAASANPAIREFAILYGERVELRVLDPQELAALIAIAAVLAILGARLAADHHLRKAEPQ, from the coding sequence ATGAAACACTTTCTCTATCTGAACTGGCAAAGCGCCAAGCAGGCGCTGATCAAGATTCTGCGCCAACCGTTCGGCAGCCTGCTGACGCTGCTGATGCTGGCGCTGGCGCTGGCCCTGCCGCTGTCGCTGTACCTGACGGTCAGCAGCGTGCAGGACTGGGTGGGCCGCCTGACCGCCACCCCGCAGATCACGCTGTTCATGGAACTGACGTCCGAACAGGCCGACATCGCCGCCGTGCAGAGCACCTTGGCGCACCATCCCAAGGTCAAGGGCTTCACCTTCGTCGGCAAGAACAAGGCCCTGCAGGACCTGGAGACGCGCAACGGACTGTCCGGCCTGTCCGACGGCCTGGACGGCAACCCGCTGCCGGACGCCTTCGTGGTGAATCCGAAGTCGCTGGAACCGCGCGAGCTGGAAATGCTGCAGAAGGAGCTGTCCGGCCTGCCGATGGTGGAGATGGCGCAGTTCGACGCCCATTGGGCCAAGCGCCTGTACGGCATGGTGGAGATGGGCAGGAAGCTGACCTGGTTCCTGGCGGCCGCGCTGGGCCTGGCGCTGGTGCTGGTCACCCACAACGCGATCCGGATGCAGATCCTGGCCCGCCAGGACGAGATCGCCGTGTCCAAGCTGATCGGCGCCACCGACAGCTTCATCCGCCGCCCCTTCCTGTACCACGCGATGTGGCAGGGGGTGTTCGCCGCGCTGCTGGCCTGGGGCCTGTCCTGCTGGCTGGCCGCGTCGGCCAATCCGGCGATACGCGAGTTCGCGATACTGTACGGCGAACGGGTGGAACTGCGCGTGCTCGATCCGCAGGAGCTGGCGGCGCTGATCGCCATCGCCGCGGTGCTGGCGATACTGGGCGCGCGGCTGGCCGCCGACCATCATCTTCGCAAGGCTGAGCCGCAATAA
- the rpoH gene encoding RNA polymerase sigma factor RpoH → MNTTFALPVPSTSGSLEQYIQAVNSVPMLSPEQETELATRFQEENDLEAARQMVLSHLRVVVSVSRGYAGYGLQQADLIQEGNIGLMKAVKRFEPGRGVRLFSFAIHWIKAEIHEFILRNWRLVRIATTKPQRKLFFNLRSMKSSFSALSEQEAKSIAEDLGVKPEEVREMEIRMNGQDLSLLADSDDEDSYAPIDWLADSHSEPTRALERRAFDRLQSEGLEYALSALDARSRRIVEARWLADDSGSTLHELAAEFGVSAERIRQIEAKALSKMKTALSEGVVLDN, encoded by the coding sequence ATGAACACAACATTTGCTCTTCCGGTCCCGTCCACCAGCGGCAGCCTGGAGCAGTACATCCAGGCGGTGAACAGCGTTCCGATGCTGTCGCCGGAGCAGGAAACCGAGCTCGCCACCCGTTTCCAGGAAGAAAACGATCTGGAAGCGGCGCGGCAGATGGTGCTGTCGCATCTGCGCGTGGTGGTATCGGTTTCGCGCGGCTACGCCGGCTACGGCCTGCAGCAGGCGGATCTGATCCAGGAAGGCAATATCGGCCTGATGAAGGCGGTCAAGCGCTTCGAACCGGGCCGCGGCGTGCGCCTGTTCTCGTTCGCCATCCACTGGATCAAGGCCGAAATCCACGAATTCATCCTGCGCAACTGGCGCCTGGTGCGCATCGCCACCACCAAGCCGCAGCGCAAGCTGTTCTTCAATCTGCGCAGCATGAAGAGCAGTTTCTCGGCGCTGTCCGAACAGGAAGCCAAGTCCATCGCCGAAGACCTGGGCGTCAAGCCCGAGGAAGTGCGCGAGATGGAAATCCGCATGAACGGCCAGGACCTGTCGCTGCTCGCCGACAGCGACGACGAAGACAGCTACGCGCCGATAGACTGGCTGGCCGACAGCCACAGCGAGCCGACCCGCGCGCTGGAGCGCCGCGCCTTCGATCGTTTGCAGTCGGAAGGCCTGGAATACGCCTTGTCGGCGCTGGACGCCCGCAGCCGCCGCATCGTCGAGGCCCGCTGGCTGGCCGACGACAGCGGCTCGACGCTGCACGAGCTGGCCGCGGAATTCGGCGTGTCGGCCGAACGCATCCGCCAGATCGAGGCCAAGGCGCTGTCCAAGATGAAGACCGCGCTCAGCGAGGGCGTGGTGCTGGACAACTGA
- a CDS encoding PglL family O-oligosaccharyltransferase: protein MTFQKISERLALLAVCLIAIVPFASRVHFVPLPQWFGEINVIWLLLAAGALLLPTGRLFDAMPRAGWWCLLLAAIWGLQPQFVSLMFPGMSYATALGWLALALLASMTASLRSAFGEREFAVWLARAIIVGGLVQSLIGAAQLTGLAPVLGLFYDGSHPTTNIFGHIGQRNQYAHYLMWSVISGVYLFAVGRLGRGWLTALTLWMALMLAWAGSRTTLLYLLAMAALAALWWWRNRNETSRRLLAAMSAVCAVVLAAQFALPLVNHLVSLLTHADVENASGVARLAANGDDMGARRFTEMHKAWMTFQAHPLWGVGWSQYAAESVRLQQLPQFAAAGYNSGLFTNAHNLVLQLLAEMGGVATVLVLGGFVWVLLPFFRRRAEPEGVLALGCLAVTLTHSMLEYPLWYYYFLAMLVLFAAMAPRDEKTAAWPLRLPLLAALAWVGWLSISTTPMFWELVNLYTPTGNAQKDAKRTERLIAIVDTKPLFAYHALYTLDDYLPINRDNLRQKLALEDKLTAFRPYPDVMLKRAQMEILAGQQAKAEQTLRTTLASFPTYAGQFLETLGDQDPAWEPLRRISREAYDRLPAKFRTLQE, encoded by the coding sequence ATGACTTTTCAGAAAATTTCCGAACGCCTGGCATTGCTGGCCGTGTGCCTGATCGCCATCGTGCCGTTCGCCTCGCGCGTACACTTCGTGCCGCTGCCGCAGTGGTTCGGCGAGATCAACGTGATCTGGCTGCTGCTGGCAGCCGGCGCGCTGCTGCTGCCCACCGGCCGCCTGTTCGACGCGATGCCGCGCGCCGGCTGGTGGTGCCTGCTGCTGGCGGCCATCTGGGGCCTGCAGCCGCAATTCGTCAGCCTGATGTTCCCCGGCATGAGCTACGCCACCGCGCTGGGCTGGCTGGCGCTGGCGCTGCTGGCCTCGATGACCGCCTCGCTGCGCAGCGCCTTCGGCGAGCGCGAGTTCGCGGTGTGGCTGGCGCGCGCCATCATTGTCGGCGGCCTGGTGCAGTCGCTGATAGGCGCCGCCCAGCTGACCGGCCTGGCGCCGGTGCTGGGCCTGTTCTACGACGGCTCGCATCCGACCACCAACATCTTCGGCCACATCGGCCAGCGCAATCAGTACGCCCACTATCTGATGTGGTCGGTGATCTCCGGCGTCTACCTGTTCGCGGTGGGCCGGCTGGGCCGAGGCTGGCTGACGGCACTGACCTTGTGGATGGCGCTGATGCTGGCCTGGGCCGGTTCGCGCACCACGCTGCTCTACCTGTTGGCGATGGCGGCGCTGGCCGCCTTGTGGTGGTGGCGCAACCGCAACGAGACCTCGCGCCGGCTGCTGGCGGCGATGTCGGCGGTCTGCGCGGTCGTTCTGGCCGCCCAGTTCGCGCTGCCGCTGGTCAACCACCTGGTGTCGCTGCTGACCCACGCCGATGTGGAGAACGCCTCCGGCGTCGCGCGGCTGGCCGCCAACGGCGACGATATGGGCGCGCGCCGCTTCACCGAGATGCACAAGGCCTGGATGACCTTCCAGGCGCACCCGCTGTGGGGGGTGGGCTGGTCGCAGTACGCCGCCGAGAGCGTGCGTTTGCAGCAGCTGCCGCAATTCGCCGCCGCCGGCTACAACAGCGGCCTGTTCACCAATGCCCACAATCTGGTGCTGCAACTGCTGGCCGAGATGGGCGGCGTCGCCACCGTGCTGGTGTTGGGCGGCTTCGTCTGGGTGCTGCTGCCGTTCTTCCGCCGCCGCGCCGAGCCGGAAGGCGTGCTGGCGCTGGGCTGCCTGGCGGTGACGCTGACCCACAGCATGCTGGAATACCCGCTGTGGTATTACTATTTCCTGGCGATGCTGGTCTTGTTCGCCGCGATGGCGCCGCGCGACGAAAAGACCGCGGCCTGGCCGCTGCGGCTGCCGCTGCTGGCGGCGCTGGCATGGGTGGGCTGGCTGTCGATCAGCACCACGCCGATGTTCTGGGAGCTGGTCAATCTGTACACGCCGACCGGCAACGCGCAGAAGGACGCCAAGCGCACCGAGCGCCTGATAGCGATCGTCGACACCAAGCCCTTGTTCGCCTACCACGCGCTGTACACGCTGGACGACTATCTGCCGATCAACCGCGACAATCTGCGGCAGAAGCTGGCGCTGGAGGACAAGCTGACCGCCTTCCGTCCGTATCCGGACGTGATGCTGAAGCGCGCGCAGATGGAAATCCTGGCCGGCCAGCAAGCGAAGGCCGAACAGACGCTGCGCACCACGCTGGCCTCGTTCCCGACCTATGCCGGCCAATTCCTGGAGACGCTGGGCGATCAGGACCCGGCCTGGGAGCCGCTGCGCAGGATCAGCCGCGAAGCCTACGACAGGCTGCCGGCCAAGTTCCGCACGCTGCAGGAGTGA